One genomic segment of Impatiens glandulifera chromosome 6, dImpGla2.1, whole genome shotgun sequence includes these proteins:
- the LOC124941538 gene encoding uncharacterized protein LOC124941538, whose product MTLEVMCNDGPTWVFDIACDVHIISNVKGLRNRRQVKKGKIDLRVGNGANVDALAVGVYSLSLPSGYSKGSFGYYFYNPNEQKVFVAKDNVFLEREFLSNKSRPHIIQEPEQEDLQIVVDHIPDSVVEQVELNRRSERQKVMHGRYNDFILNVSLDVLMLEHNEPSTYNQALIGPDSNKWLKAMSKTQCPSTPAELEKMTKISYVSAIGSIIAVSWKSFKQDTVANSTTEAEYIAASEAAKEAVWIRKFLDELGVVHSISRPINIYCDNNGGIAQAKEPSSSSKSRHVMRKYHLICHIINMGDIRMCKVHTDNNIANPLTKHMSTPKHESHTRAKGLKHIGEWL is encoded by the exons ATGACTCTCGAAGTCATGTGCAATGATGGTCCCACTTGGGTATTTGATATTGCATGTGATGTTcacattatttcaaatgtgAAGGGACTAAGAAATAGAAGACAAGTGAAGAAAGGGAAGATAGACTTGCgtgttggaaatggagcaaatgTTGATGCACTTGCCGTAGGAGTTTATAGTCTATCTTTACCTTCTG GATATTCAAAAGGGAGTTTTGGatattacttctacaatccaaATGAGCAAAAGGTTTTTGTTGCAAAGGATAAtgtctttttggaaagagagttTCTTTCTAACAAGTCAA GACCTCATATCATCCAAGAACCAGAACAAGAGGATCTGCAAATTGTTGTGGATCACATTCCGGATTCAgttgttgaacaagttgaacTCAATCGTAGATCGGAAAGGCAAAAGGTTATGCATGGACGTTACAATGATTTTATCTTAAATGTAAGTCTTGATGTTCTTATGTTAGAACATAATGAGCCTTCTACCTATAATCAAGCATTGATTGGTCCAGACTCCAATAAATGGCTTAAAGCCATGAG CAAGACGCAATGTCCTAGTACACCTGCTGAGCTTGAGAAAATGACCAAGATTTCATATGTTTCTGCTataggatctatcat AGCTGTGAGCTGGAAAAGCTTTAAGCAGGATACAGTAGCAAATTCCACAACAGAAGCTGAGTACATTGCTGCTAGTGAAGCAGCAAAGGAGGCCGTTTGGATAAGAAAGTTCCTTGATGAACTCGGTGTTGTTCATAGCATTTCAAGGCCTATTAACatctattgtgacaacaatggtgGCATAGCCCAGGCAAAGGAACCGAGTTCGAGCTCCAAATCCAGACACGTTATGAGGAAATATCACCTTATTTGCCACATCATcaatatgggtgatattaggaTGTGTAAGGTGCATACTGATAACAACATTGCAAATCCATTAACTAAACATATGTCTACACCCAAGCATGAAAGTCACACTAGGGCTAAGGGTCTTAAGCACATTGGAGAATGGCTTTGA
- the LOC124942594 gene encoding cell division cycle-associated protein 7-like: MTNQRMKNIKKIENRNEKKANEETSVYERLRDERIKENRERMEKLLDLSRKFNSDFSHQNRPKMKHTARKPSFLSVNSPRRSSRLRISRVSHAKELSLDESGKLLENQDVSFPEIYTEQHAKLLGDCKKEWTLFVDGFDEDGQRLYDNYSGKSCHQCRQKTVGHHSHCSKCKSMEGKLCGDCLYTRYGENVLESKENPNWICPFCRGICNCSRCRHAKGWLPVRLLKAEVEKLGFKSVAHYLIETRNSQQKQAKLEPSIEVELSKTQPEEGRKEAVEEGRKEAEEEGRKEAMEDGRKEAEEEDSNYECSEDDDDDLDEEESDSD; encoded by the exons ATGACGAACCAGAGAATGAAGAACATCAAGAAGATCGAGAACAGAAATGAGAAGAAGGCGAATGAAGAAACTTCTGTGTACGAGCGTTTAAGAGATGAAAGAATCAAGGAGAATAGGGAGAGAATGGAGAAGCTTTTGGATCTTTCTCGCAAGTTCAACTCTGATTTTTCACatcaaaatcgtccaaaaatgAAACATACCGCCAGGAAACCTTCGTTTCTCTCTGTCAACTCACCCAGACGTTCATCTAG GCTGAGAATTTCTAGGGTTTCACATGCTAAAGAGCTTAGTTTGGATGAGAGTGGAAAACTGCTAGAAAATCAGGATGTTTCATTTCCAGAAATCTATACAGAACAACATGCAAAACTTTTGGGTGACTGCAAAAAAGAATGGACACTCTTTGTTGATGGATTTGATGAAGATGGTCAACGTCTTTATGATAATTACAGTGGAAAATCATGTCATCAGTGCAG GCAGAAAACTGTTGGACATCATAGCCATTGTAGCAAGTGCAAATCAATGGAAGGGAAGTTATGTGGGGATTGCTTATACACAAGGTATGGTGAAAATGTTCTTGAATCAAAAGAAAACCCAAATTGGATATGCCCTTTTTGTCGAGGAATCTGCAACTGCAGTCGATGTCGACATGCAAAAGGATGGTTGCCTGTTCGTTTACTTAAGGCTGAG GTTGAGAAACTTGGATTCAAGTCTGTGGCACATTACCTTATTGAAACCCGTAACTCTCAGCAAAAACAAGCCAAACTGGAACCTTCCATTGAAGTTGAATTAAGCAAAACTCAGCCTGAGGAAGGAAGAAAAGAGGCAGTGGAGGAAGGAAGAAAAGAGGCAGAGGAGGAGGGAAGAAAAGAGGCAATGGAGGACGGAAGAAAAGAGGCAGAGGAGGAAGACAGCAATTATGAATGCagtgaagatgatgatgatgatcttgatgaagaagaatctGACTCTGATTAG
- the LOC124941535 gene encoding uncharacterized protein LOC124941535, translated as MADGLKKFTVENSVENQDILLFQHWGHMSFVLRKLDVTRTEKAHNPALTPSAVGRPLGNGPCLADMNDNIGENVVGEKKRRGRPRKANAPVIDGSTSRISGKNQVHENESVNVIVPSKKAKHMLPSVPLIIPSEFFEKHMPIAKTTIVLRNSIQKMWTVSIIPLGSYHAFSNGFQAFVEQNNLKSGDTCVFELVESNLMQVHFFYDYPKMLLSCW; from the exons aTGGCCGATGGTTTGAAGAAGTTTACTGTGGAAAACTCTGTAGAAAATCAAGATATACTTCTTTTCCAACATTGGGGTCACATGAGCTTCGTCCTAAGAAAGCTCGATGTCACGAGGACTGAAAAGGCACATAACCCTGCCCTCACCCCTAGCGCGGTTGGTCGCCCACTAGGGAATGGCCCATGCTTGGCCGACATGAATGATAACATAGGTGAAAATGTTGTAGGTGAGAAAAAGAGACGAGGCAGGCCGAGGAAAGCTAATGCACCTGTCATTGATGGTTCCACCTCTCGTATATCGGGAAAGAACCAAGTGCATGAAAATGAAAGTGTCAATGTCATTGTTCCTTCAAAAAAAGCAAAACACATGCTTCCGAG CGTTCCCTTG ATCATTCCATCTGAATTCTTTGAGAAACACATGCCTATTGCTAAGACTACCATTGTCCTGCGAAACTCAATTCAAAAAATGTGGACTGTGTCTATTATTCCACTCGGATCGTACCATGCGTTCTCAAACGGTTTTCAAGCATTTGTCGAGCAGAATAATCTCAAGTCGGGTGATACATGCGTATTTGAGCTTGTTGAGAGTAACCTGATGCAGGTCCATTTCTTTTATGACTACCCTAAGATGTTATTGTCGTGTTGGTAA
- the LOC124941238 gene encoding uncharacterized protein LOC124941238, producing MSFVVRKLDVTMTEKAHVHVPALTPRAVCRPLGNGPSLADMNNNTGENVVDERKKRGRPRKANAPIVDGSTSRISGKNQVHENESVNVIVPPKKRNTCFRGELVKNQGTFFTSMFPFFQRSLGATNQTLIIPSEFFEKHMPIAKTSIVLRNSDKKMWTVSIIPLGSYHAFSNGFQAFVEQNNLKSGDTCVFELVESNMMQVHFFYGLP from the exons ATGAGCTTCGTCGTAAGAAAGCTCGATGTCACGATGACTGAAAAGGCACATGTCCATGTCCCTGCCCTCACCCCTAGAGCGGTTTGTCGCCCACTAGGGAATGGCCCAAGCTTGGCCGACATGAATAATAACACTGGTGAAAATGTTGTAGATGAGAGAAAGAAACGAGGCAGGCCGAGGAAAGCTAATGCACCTATCGTTGATGGTTCCACCTCTCGTATATCGGGAAAGAACCAAGTGCATGAAAATGAAAGTGTCAATGTCATTGTTCCTCCAAAAAAGCGAAACACATGCTTCCGAG GTGAACTCGTCAAAAATCAAGGCACTTTCTTCACTTCCATGTTCCCATTCTTTCAGCGTTCCCTTGGTGCCACGAACCAAACTCTT ATCATTCCATCTGAATTCTTTGAGAAACACATGCCTATTGCTAAGACTAGCATTGTCCTGCGAAACTCAGATAAAAAAATGTGGACCGTGTCTATTATTCCACTCGGATCATACCATGCGTTCTCAAACGGTTTTCAAGCATTTGTCGAGCAGAACAATCTCAAGTCGGGTGATACGTGCGTATTTGAGCTTGTGGAGAGTAACATGATGCAGGTCCATTTCTTTTATGGACTACCCTAA
- the LOC124942190 gene encoding xanthotoxin 5-hydroxylase CYP82C4-like — translation MYMEYFLSGLIILLTFLAVTTAICRKNKRTASLPAPVPAPPQPTGAWPLIGHLHLLMKNMYVHEILSDMSDKYGPTFLLRLGFHETLVINNWEIAKECFTTNDLTFSTRPKNLAMKIMAYNQSVIGAAPYGPYWRSLRKFITLHLLSNHRLQILKHVRFSEIDLFIKTLYQLYCHQNRSGDYKSPVLVDLKEKFTDMTTNIITRIIAGKRYYTGDITEESKRFQRALGEFSHLSGLFTISDAIPFLGWLDILNGNLAKMKKVAKEIDLVFSKWINEHKERKRSLVGDLIKDEENDFIHVMLDDFDDDTIIKSTCMGLVLGGNDTTSTTLIWALCFVMNNREVLQKAQEELDTHVGKHRLVEESDVNNLVYLQAIFKETLRLQPTFPLLVPREAMEDCKVAGFGIRAGTRLLVNAWKMHRDPSVWSEPLAFKPERFLMQNKKVDVTGKSFELLPFGCGRRMCPGITFSQQIMHLGLARLLQVFELDTVGGLGVDMTETSGLTIQKTKPLEVLLTPRLSEELIMNGMV, via the exons ATGTATATGGAATATTTTCTGTCTGGTCTCATAATTCTCTTGACTTTCTTAGCAGTAACCACCGCCATATGTCGGAAGAACAAGAGAACGGCATCGCTTCCGGCGCCGGTGCCGGCGCCGCCGCAGCCGACTGGTGCCTGGCCTCTGATAGGTCACCTACATCTTCTCATGAAAAACATGTATGTCCATGAAATACTAAGTGACATGTCCGATAAATACGGACCAACCTTCCTTCTCCGTTTGGGATTTCACGAAACCCTAGTAATTAACAATTGGGAAATCGCAAAAGAATGTTTCACAACCAACGACTTAACCTTCTCGACCCGTCCCAAGAATCTAGCCATGAAGATCATGGCCTACAATCAGTCCGTAATTGGAGCCGCACCTTATGGACCATATTGGCGTTCTCTTCGCAAGTTCATCACACTTCATCTCCTTTCCAACCACAGGTTACAAATATTGAAACATGTTCGTTTCTCCGAGATTGATTTGTTCATCAAAACCTTGTATCAATTGTATTGCCATCAAAACAGATCAGGGGATTATAAATCCCCTGTTTTAGTTGATCTCAAGGAGAAGTTTACAGACATGACTACCAATATAATAACCAGAATCATTGCCGGAAAACGTTATTACACCGGGGACATCACCGAGGAGTCCAAACGGTTCCAAAGGGCATTGGGGGAATTCTCGCATCTATCTGGCTTATTCACAATATCAGATGCTATTCCATTCCTCGGCTGGCTGGATATACTAAATGGAAATTTGGCTAAAATGAAGAAAGTTGCAAAAGAAATTGATCTTGTGTTCTCTAAATGGATAAATGAACACAAAGAGAGGAAGAGGTCACTTGTTGGAGACCTCATcaaagatgaagaaaatgattTCATTCATGTTATGCttgatgattttgatgatgataCAATTATTAAATCCACTTGTATG GGATTGGTTCTCGGAGGAAATGATACGACGTCGACCACTTTGATATGGGCATTGTGTTTCGTTATGAACAACCGCGAGGTGTTACAGAAAGCACAAGAGGAACTTGACACTCATGTTGGGAAGCATCGTCTAGTAGAAGAATCAGATGTAAATAACCTTGTCTATTTGCAAGCTATATTTAAGGAAACATTGAGATTGCAACCAACATTTCCTTTGTTAGTACCACGTGAGGCGATGGAAGACTGTAAAGTAGCAGGTTTTGGCATCCGGGCTGGAACGCGTCTGCTTGTTAATGCGTGGAAGATGCATCGTGATCCAAGTGTTTGGTCAGAACCGTTAGCATTCAAGCCGGAGAGGTTTTTAATGCAAAACAAGAAGGTGGATGTAACTGGTAAGAGTTTTGAGCTTTTACCATTTGGTTGTGGGAGGAGGATGTGCCCTGGGATCACATTCTCGCAACAGATAATGCACTTGGGTTTGGCCAGGCTTCTTCAAGTGTTTGAATTGGATACAGTTGGGGGATTGGGTGTTGATATGACTGAAACTTCAGGGCTAACTATCCAAAAAACTAAGCCACTAGAGGTCTTGCTTACTCCTCGTCTATCTGAGGAGCTCATAATGAATGGTATGGTTTGA
- the LOC124942596 gene encoding uncharacterized protein LOC124942596, with protein MATTTIFLIIWAMIMMIKSDAFDTNDVFSPCLDAKVQKWDGFTFGLAFSSKESFFFNQTQLSPCDKRLPLSEKSAKLAVYRPKIDEISLLTIDGDTFDQSLDGGYMVAFAGRQYAARSMPILVSDNTHIITSFTLVLEFSKGTLQNLHWKKFGCSSCSGKSVICLNDLDCAIPISDCKTDNKGTADCNLSIQLAFSGTDRNDEVLNSWYEVANLRQYSLYGLYNNLHDSL; from the exons ATGGCAACAACGActatttttttgattatttgggCGATGATTATGATGATCAAATCAGATGCTTTCGATACAAACGACGTTTTCAGTCCCTGTTTGGATGCAAAAGTACAGAAATGGGATGGATTCACCTTTGGCCTTGCATTTTCATCAAAGGAGTCTTTTTTCTTCAACCAAACTCAACTTTCTCCATGCGATAAACGTTTGCCTTTATCTGAAAAAAGCGCAAAACTCGCGGTATACAGACCAAAAATCGACGAAATTTCCCTCCTTACTATCGATGGTGACACATTTGATCAG AGCTTGGATGGCGGTTATATGGTGGCATTTGCTGGTAGACAATATGCAGCAAGATCAATGCCTATTTTAGTATCAGACAATACACATATAATAACTAGTTTTACTCTG GTGCTGGAATTCAGTAAGGGAACACTTCAAAATCTACACTGGAAGAAGTTTGGTTGCAGTTCATGTTCTGGAAAATCGGTTATCTGTCTCAACGATCTAGATTGCGCGATTCCAATTTCAGATTGTAAGACCGACAATAAAGGAACTGCGGATTGCAACTTGAGCATACAGCTTGCATTTTCGGGTACAGACAGAAACGATGAAGTGCTCAATTCTTGGTATGAGGTTGCAAATCTACGTCAATATTCCCTTTATGGCCTCTACAATAATCTTCATGATAGTCTCTAA
- the LOC124941993 gene encoding uncharacterized protein LOC124941993: MATATASTLSQATLAVATTISGQSSRRRINRVNYLNGLNSFSGLKAENSVVSLGLPVCTERSFAKIVSSMKKQGRRDGGGAMSSRCNAIGEIFTIAAVINGLVLVGVAVGFVLLRIEASVEEAEG; this comes from the coding sequence ATGGCCACTGCAACCGCCAGTACCCTCTCCCAAGCAACACTCGCCGTCGCCACTACCATTTCCGGCCAATCTTCCCGGAGAAGGATAAACCGAGTAAACTATCTCAATGGGCTCAATTCCTTTTCAGGGTTGAAGGCAGAAAATTCAGTCGTATCATTGGGTCTTCCCGTTTGCACCGAACGGTCATTTGCTAAGATTGTTAGCTCTATGAAGAAACAGGGAAGGAGGGACGGCGGTGGCGCTATGTCCTCCAGATGCAATGCTATTGGAGAGATATTTACGATCGCCGCCGTTATTAATGGGCTAGTGCTGGTCGGAGTGGCGGTCGGTTTTGTACTTCTTCGGATTGAGGCGTCTGTTGAAGAGGCGGAGGGATGA
- the LOC124941539 gene encoding F-box/kelch-repeat protein At3g23880-like: MVINSDPFKDRRRWRNRGKIIQESSTAAAAADSDFIYLAVSLPEEIISDILIKLPVKSLSRFKSVCKSWRILISDPAFVKAHLKGNIQNKDHASHRLIMKTAFPRFDVKFCSMSSVMNGESSITGLNYPWVNPHRSVRIIGSVNGLVCLSLLSVEASLYVWNPCTGKAQRLPHYGTEIDVGRIVSYGFGYDEVNDDYKVVVIYLLGISNSIEWNYMPEGKIYGLKSGLWSRIENVYKRSQVYALCTYVSGSLNWEAAGGLIVSFDLSKETWSVISRPVYLKEERAIWGLNIGNLDGKLCQLFYLEEMMKIDLWVMKVFGKVESWSKMYSISYQCEIDTFKYCASLIIFSKNKVLMLIGSDLMLYNLETKTVTQPDIQNLSNFLDVATYVESLVSPDDASNKSISEVADEDVRK; this comes from the coding sequence atggtcATCAACAGCGATCCTTTTAAGGATCGAAGGAGGTGGAGAAACCGGGGCAAGATCATTCAAGAAAGCTCCACCGCCGCCGCAGCCGCAGACTCTGATTTCATCTATCTCGCAGTCTCCCTTCCAGAAGAAATCATTTCAGACATCCTAATCAAACTGCCAGTCAAATCACTCAGCCGATTTAAGTCCGTCTGCAAATCCTGGCGCATTTTGATATCTGATCCAGCATTTGTTAAAGCCCATCTGAAAGGTAACATACAAAACAAGGATCATGCAAGCCATAGGCTTATTATGAAAACTGCTTTTCCTCGTTTTGATGTGAAATTCTGTTCTATGTCATCTGTTATGAATGGAGAATCATCTATTACAGGACTCAATTATCCATGGGTGAACCCACACCGATCTGTTCGGATAATTGGTTCAGTTAACGGGTTGGTTTGTCTCAGTTTGCTTTCAGTGGAAGCTTCCTTATATGTATGGAACCCATGCACTGGAAAGGCACAGAGACTGCCTCATTATGGTACTGAAATAGATGTAGGTCGAATTGTTTCGTATGGGTTTGGATATGATGAAGTTAATGATGATTATAAGGTGGTTGTTATTTACCTTTTAGGAATTAGTAATAGTATAGAATGGAATTATATGCCTGAAGGAAAGATTTATGGGTTAAAGAGTGGTTTGTGGAGTAGGATTGAGAATGTATATAAAAGGAGTCAGGTGTATGCTTTGTGTACTTATGTGAGTGGATCGCTTAACTGGGAAGCAGCTGGTGGCCTTATTGTCTCTTTTGATTTGTCGAAAGAAACCTGGTCTGTAATCTCACGACCCGTTTATTTGAAGGAGGAGAGGGCTATTTGGGGTTTAAATATAGGGAATTTAGATGGAAAACTATGTCAACTATTTTACCTTGAAGAGATGATGAAAATTGATTTATGGGTAATGAAGGTGTTTGGAAAAGTAGAGTCCTGGTCGAAGATGTATTCAATATCTTATCAATGTGAGATAGATACTTTCAAGTATTGTGCATCCTTGATTATTTTTAGCAAGAATAAAGTGCTTATGTTGATTGGTTCGGATTTGATGTTGTATAATCTTGAGACTAAGACTGTTACACAACCCGACATTCAAAATCTCAGCAATTTCCTTGATGTGGCAACTTATGTTGAGAGCCTTGTCTCACCTGATGATGCCAGCAACAAATCAATATCTGAGGTGGCTGATGAAGATGTAAGAAAGTAG
- the LOC124941537 gene encoding F-box/kelch-repeat protein At3g23880-like, with the protein MVINSDPFKDRRRWRNRGKTIQESSAAAVADSDFIYLAVSLPEEIISDILIKLPVKSLSRFKSVCKSWRILISDPAFVKAHLKGNMQNKDHASHKLIMKTALLHFDVKFCSMSSVMNGESSITGLNYPWVNPHRSVRIIGSVNGLVCLVCQSLLSGEASLYVWNPCTGKAKRLPSYGTETDVGRIVSYGFGYDEVNDDYKLVVIYLLRTSSSIEWNFRPEGKIYGLKSGSWSRIENVYKRTRVYALCTYVSGSLNWEAADGLIASFDLSKETWSVISRPVYLNEERAIWGLNIGNLDGKLCQLFYLEEMMKIDLWVMKEFGKVESWLKMYSIPYQCEIDAFKYCAFLIIFSKNKVLMLIGSDLMLYNLETKTVTQPDIQNISNFLDVATYVESLVSPDDASNKSISELADEDINYAVRLR; encoded by the exons atggtcATCAACAGCGATCCTTTTAAGGATCGAAGGAGGTGGAGAAACCGGGGCAAGACCATTCAAGAAAGCTCCGCCGCCGCAGTCGCAGACTCTGATTTCATCTATCTCGCAGTCTCCCTTCCAGAAGAAATCATTTCAGACATCCTAATCAAACTTCCAGTCAAATCACTCAGCCGATTTAAATCCGTTTGCAAATCCTGGCGCATTTTGATATCTGATCCAGCATTTGTTAAAGCCCATCTGAAAGGTAACATGCAAAACAAGGATCATGCAAGCCATAAGCTTATTATGAAAACTGCTTTGCTTCATTTTGATGTGAAATTCTGTTCTATGTCATCTGTTATGAATGGAGAATCATCTATTACAGGACTCAATTATCCATGGGTGAACCCACACCGATCTGTTCGGATAATTGGTTCAGTTAACGGGTTGGTTTGTCTGGTTTGTCAAAGTTTGCTTTCAGGGGAAGCTTCCTTATATGTATGGAACCCGTGTACTGGAAAGGCTAAGAGACTGCCTAGTTATGGTACTGAAACAGATGTTGGTCGAATTGTTTCATATGGGTTTGGATATGATGAAGTTAATGATGATTATAAGTTGGTTGTTATTTACCTTTTAAGAACTAGTAGTAGTATAGAATGGAATTTTAGGCCTGAAGGAAAGATTTATGGGTTAAAGAGTGGTTCGTGGAGTAGGATTGAGAATGTATATAAAAGGACTCGGGTGTATGCTTTGTGTACTTATGTGAGTGGATCGCTTAACTGGGAAGCAGCTGATGGCCTTATTGCCTCTTTTGATTTGTCGAAAGAAACCTGGTCTGTAATCTCACGACCCGTTTATTTGAACGAGGAGAGGGCTATTTGGGGTTTAAATATAGGGAATTTAGATGGAAAACTATGTCAACTATTTTACCTTGAAGAGATGATGAAAATTGATTTATGGGTAATGAAGGAGTTTGGAAAAGTAGAGTCCTGGTTGAAGATGTATTCAATACCTTATCAATGTGAGATAGATGCTTTCAAGTATTGTGCATTCTTGATTATTTTCAGCAAGAATAAAGTGCTTATGTTGATTGGTTCGGATTTGATGTTGTATAATCTTGAGACTAAGACTGTTACACAACCCGACATTCAAAATATCAGCAATTTCCTTGATGTGGCAACTTATGTTGAGAGTCTTGTCTCACCTGATGATGCCAGCAACAAATCAATATCTGAGTTGGCTGATGAAGAT ATAAATTATGCTGTCAGACTCAGATGA